Part of the Kryptolebias marmoratus isolate JLee-2015 linkage group LG20, ASM164957v2, whole genome shotgun sequence genome, AAACAATTTCCATGATCCCTTCAAGAACTGAAGACggtacaaattatttttttctttcaaataaatctttatttttcagttttaaatagctgaaataaaaaacagacacaggtaaataaaacaatatggtGATCATTCATACAGCTATGTGTGCATATTGATTCTGGTTCCTGTAGAAACTGTAAACCAACACAGAAAACCACCTCAAGAGGAAATTAGTTGCTTGTCTTAATTGTTTTGTCGCATGTAATTTTATCCTGAGAAATTCAATATGATGTCccaatttaaagtaaattaaacaaTCGATATtgctgactgaaaacaaacaaacaaacaaatgagaaatACACACAGGACACCCAGACACTCTAAAAATATCATCAAAACCACTCTGAACtatcacaaagaaaaataaaaagagtaatgAGAAGTAAAACAAGGAGGCCTAAAAATTTGCAGGGCTGAAAAAGTTTGAAACTCCTGGTAGTTCACTGTCTGACAAACACTATGGGTTTCTTGGCCAGCCATTCAAGTAAACAGTGCAGGCAGAATGTCtaacataaaaaagagagactAAAATGATGGAGTTcgcaagaaaacaaagagcGAACAAAGATGAGAGTAAAGCGAACGCTTGTCAAACATTAGAATTTCTTTTACACGCGTGTTTTAGATCTTTGGGTCCGTCGGGCCTCTCAGAGAGCGACCCAGAGGAAGAATACTATTCTGATCAATAATTAGTCTGCCCCCTGCATTCACCCTCAAGAACTTGCTTATCTTACACAATTTAAATTCTGAGCTACTTCAAATAACACAACCCCACACTCAGAGTgacgagaaaaaaaacacatccaacAATAACCAGAAGAAACCCAGCAAAGATCAAGTTTCATGTTAGTAAAAATGTCCGTGTGAGAAACTGACTCTCGGACTGAGCCAGCCGGTCCTTCGGATGGAGAGTCCTCCATCGTCACAAGTCTttcaggaagtgtgtgtgtgtatgtgtgtgtatatgtgtgggGCGGTGGGAGGAGGGGACAGTCCACCagtaacagacaaaaaaaaaaaagctttcgaAGATGTTCTGGCATGCACAAGAACTTTGAAAACACCGTCACACGACAATTCATCCACGTCTCATCCTACTGAAGGAAAGGCGCTGTAAAACTCGGAAACGCTGGATAGTCGCAGCGCTTTGTCCGGCACAAACAAGCACCCCCGAGTCCGGGAAAAAGTCCCGCCGCCTCGGCGACGCCCGGTTACAATTAGGGAAATTAAAGATATGcaagagagtgagagagagagagagagagagagagagagagagagagagagagagagagagagagagagagagagatcaagCAATGTTTTGAAGAGTTTGCACCAGTTCAAATGTGATCGTTCAGGGCGGTACCTAACCAACCATACCTTATTCTAAAAACACGTGACTGGATCTCATGAGCAAAGTGATGTTTAATGTGATGATGGGAACAGTTCtcaaaattagatttaaaaaaacaaaaactggtgaCTTTTGTGCTGGTGCAAATCTTAAAGTCTGACCTCATGGTGAGACATCACTTTAACCTCTGAGACTcaaggggaggaaaaaaaacaaacaaacaaaaaaaacagctcttgtACGATTTAGAAGAGGGAAGCTTCCAGTATTTCTCGGTTGTAAACCCAGAACATCTGGCAACCCAGGCAGAGATGAGGGTTGAGCGCACTGTCAGCCAGACTCGGCTTTCTGGCGACAGGAACGTCACGACTCCTCGTTGCCCGAGTCGTCCTCGTCATAGCAGCAGTCGCCGTCGCCCTCCTCCACGTCGTCGTCTTCGTAGTAATAGTCATAGAAGAGGTCGGAGCCTTCGTCGGGGGCCGGGGCGCGCGTACGCACGCAGTACTCTGCCAGCGTGGTGGGCACCTTCACGCCATCGCGCTCAGCCTCTGCCTTGGTGGCCATCACCTGTTTCCTACAGGAGGGAGAGGGTAGATTTGAAGAAGTCTGAATTATATTTCTGTGGACTAACTCTGCAGATCCCTGTCCTCAGAAGATATGAAGAAACTGGAGTGACTCTTAAAACAGAGAGAGGCTTAAAACTAATCTGTTTCGATCACtccagttacaaaaaaaaagacgctGCACAAACGTTTACCTGATGATCTCGACGTATTCCCGGTCCTTGCCTTTGCTGTCCCTCCATTTGCGGTACATGACGGAGGCATCCACGTTGGCAGGGGAGAAGGTGTTGGGCTCGTTGAGCAGAGAGATCACGCTCAGCAGAATCGTCCTAGAAGCAAAACCAAGAGAAATGAATATAACACCGAACTGCTGATGTTTTCAAATAAGGACAAGCAACttaagtaaaagctaaaatagttATTCAACTTCCTTCttcaagttcattctgtgactCAGGAACtttgaaaagtgtaaattaTTGTCACATAACTGATCAAGTCTGTAAAGTTAAACTTTTCCGGACCCgttaaactgaatttttttaaCGGAACAAGTCATTCTGAGTAAAACAAGATTACAGTAGTTTAATTAACAAATCTTAAATAGAACTACCTTTACTTTAGTTCCccttttttagcagttttaggaTGTTAAAACACTGAGAACAGATTGCACAACAAGAACAATAATTtaatgagaagaagaagaagaagaaatgaagtGAGTGGACATGTCCTCCCACACCAGACAAAGCTTCACACCGAGTGAGTGACGCAGCTGGGAGTCCTTTCAGGAAGCAGCGTGTAAGCTGCTgttgccgccgccgccgccgccgcttgTGGTCACCGCCATAGAGTTGGTGGCAGCTTTGTGCTCGGCGTGCAGATCTCTTCTTCCATTGTGTTTGCAGACACGAGCACAAATCAGGAAATCGGTTCATTTCAGAGAAATGATGCCACCTtctaacaaaaaccaaaaaagaaaaaaaaacaaaaacgatcTGCAATGCACTAATCAAagcatcgtttttttttttgcgtagTTCAGCGCGAGCAGGTGACTTGATTAGAActtaaacagacttttttttttaccctcctctactaaaaggacattttaagaAGATTAATTGAGTTCAGAGCAGCAGAGCCCTGAAGCTGGACAGCAGCCAGCGCGCCGACTGTAACGCTACTTGtggaacttgtttttttaatattctcaaCAGCAAGTCTTTACTCACAGCTTCCCCTTTAAAGAAAGCACAGAAAGAAACCATTAAATCTTAAAATGGTGCCTTGATGTTTTTTAGAAAAGGGCAAAGTTTCGACCACAGACGTGTTACTGTCACGTTATCACTGCTTATTGTATGCTTGTCTTTGAAAGACAGCATAAGATTTTACAAAATGAGTCTAATTTTGTCTGTAAATGAGTGAAGGGGTCGGGGGTGTAGGTGTGGAGATTCTGCTGGTGTCTGTAAAGcggtgaagaagaagaagacacaGCTGATGATGAATGATATACGATGAGCAGGGGTGAATTATTGAAGTGGCTGAGAGAGTGAGGACAAAGAAGGGGGGGGACAAGAAAGGAGAGAAACACGAGGCGAGAAAAGGACGACAAAAGGAGGGAGACGCTGCTGACCGGACATTCTGGGTTGGATTCCACCTCTCCGAGGGCAGCTCTCCGCTCTGAGGGTCGTCCACGGGAGGATGCAAGATGGAGATGCACACGTCTCCgttctgaaacagaagaaaccCACACTCAGCTGCGGGCGCCGTCGTAAATACGTCCCTGTTAGCCCGGGGCCGTGAAACTTTACCTCATAGATGTTTGGATGCCACATTTTGGTGAGGAAGCGGAAAGCAGGCGGAGAGTATGGGTAGTCTGTTGGAAACTTGATCCGAGCcttggagaaataaaacactcactttggttgttttgttcacTGCATTGCCTCCATCACTGTCATTTCTTAAAAGGTTGATCATCTTACCTTAAAGTAGCCCCCTTCATAATGAGTGTTTGGTGGTCCAAAAATGGCCACTTCCCAGTTGTATAAATCAGCCTCGTCCACCAGAGTGATCTTAAATCCCTCGACAGGCTCCTCCTGGAGGCTTTTCATTTCCAGCATCAGAGCTTTCTGAGAGCTGGCTACATGAGAGGGGTCGTGCTGCGCCATCCTGGGAGCTAATCTGGAGCCGACAGCTTTTGTTTACACCAACACGGCTGGGTTAGCCTGACCAGCAAACAACCTGCAGCGGCAAcaacttctcctttttttatccaaccccccctcctcctccgaCGCTCGCAGGCAGAGAAAACAGGCCGAACCCGAGCAAAACAAAAGACCGCGCCGACCCGCAGCCTTATCGCACAAAGTCAGGACTCAGAAATGGGCGAAACGAGGGGAAAACATCGCAGCTCCTCCCCAGCTTTGGGTAGATTTACCTGGCAGGACAGCCGCGGATATAAGCCGTAAATCTACTGGTAGCTAATGGAAGCTAAAAGCTCCGTCGCTCCGACCGAAGCCGAGCTGTCCGCTGCGGAAACACTTCCCTAAACTACTCacaagaataaatattaaacagaaaactacGAGCAATCACCCGAAACTACACTAAACTATAACTCTGACAACAGAGGCTGAAGCcttcacagaaaacactggaTAGGGAAACACTGTGTTGCTGAAAAGACTCCTCTGTACTCTGAAAACAGGTAATGGCGCCTGGTGCACTCTGGGATTTGTAGTCCAACAGacttatccccccccccctctttcttttctttttttttcttattagcaagtaaaactaataaatacgtttcttttacacaaataatgccattctaaacaaaaaaaggagaaattgcATAACTTGTGATTATTTCTATAACTTTTAGCAACATTATCCAGTTGCTTTCAGATATCTAAAATAATTTCCCTGCATTAAAGAATGCagggtgtttttatttattttttatgttttcttaaaaatcatatgactgaatttgaatttgaaaatCAGATgagaaaaagtgtttgtttctaCGTGATCTCTAAAGTATTAATGATGTGAACTGCAACATAAATGgcaaattattaataataaattataataaaaatcttttaatagagcaaaatattttgccaTTGTAAGAGAAAGCTGTGCAGGTATTGACAGTTTTTAAAgcgtatttgtttaaaaaggaaatgtcattttaactgtaactccttcagagagGAATGAGGATCATGACTTGAGAAGGTATTCTGTGGATGTgatatttataaagaaataaaaagtatatgtctaagaaaaaatgcatttacagCTTTTCTTATCAAAACTAGTAGTCATTTTATTGTTAGAGAAAAATACACGAGTCTTGTAAAGATACATTAAAGACTTTTGTCACCTTATTGAGTGACtcatttgtagtttattttttatcgcGCTGATTGTGACGTTTAAAATGTGCTACAATGTAAAAGACCTCTTTTAGGTGGCTCTTAGGTGCcttaataaaaagttttaatcgTTTTAAACTtgacaatgtatttttttttctttttgagcggATGTATTTTAGAGAATAAAGcaactaataataaaatatataaatattttaggtGCACAGTGATAGAGTTTAGTCTGTTGTGACGCTCAGCGGTCGTTTACACCTCTTATTTACGCGACACGCTCCGTTTCGGGCCCCTTGAAGGCAGAAAGTTCGTGATGGGTTCGAAATCACGTCGCAGATCCCGCTCCAGGTCCAGAAGTCGGGGCCGAGACCGGCGGAACAAAAGCAGAGTGAGCAAGTCGCGATCTCCCGACGAGAGGAGAGGCCGCAGTCGGTCTCCGGGCTCCAAGAGAACAGCCCGGGGCCGAGGCAGATCCAGCAGCGGGGCCTCGAACCATGGCTCTCCCGTCCGACCTCAGCAAAGGGACCGATCCGGGTCCAGCAGCGGCTCGGATGCTGAAAAGAGGAGACGACGAGCACACCGCCAGAGCAGCAAATCCAAGGATCGGTCGTCCAGGTAACTTTTACGTCACCTCACGGTTTATCGTGAATTTCCAGGTGTTCCTCGAAACGACAAAATACATTCAGTGACTCGCCTAGGAGTGCATAACTCACCCACAGCACAAGTCTTACATGATTCGAGTGACAAATAGGAGTGTTCCAGTAAACCTGCTTGTTGATACCTTCATAAAGCATAAGGTTCTAACCAGTGGAAGGTAATACATAGTCCAGATGGGAAAAACGTAGATTTCAGCATTCACTTGGCTGTTACTTTGACACTTACATTGCTTAGAAGAGACTCAGAGAACACAGTAAAAGCTCTGAGGTGCTCACTAAGGATTCAGTGTCCCACAGGTACCATTCTGATGGGATTCAGTGGCATCTGTGGGAAGCTAACCTAATCCACAGAAAACCCACCCACAGTTCATCAGAACAAACAGATCTACTGCTAAGATCTCTCCAACAGATGCCTCAGAACACATTCagatgttatttgttcataTCTTGACTTGTCAGAGTGGTTGTTCTGATAAAAGGCTGAACAGCTAAATTTTAGGCCACTAGTCATTATAGTATCATCTCTGACAAAGTTTTGAGCCTTCTGGTGGATGTGGATTTTTGATATTAATTTTAACAACATCCATACTATTTTTCAGTCCAGATTCAGATAATTCCAAcatgaggtggaggaggaaggaagtgGAGAATCGCAGCGGTAGATCTCGTGAGAGAGGGAAGGGAAGGTCTCAGTCCGGCTCCGACTCGAATGATGGAAGCAGCGACGgagaaaggaggagaagaagaagaaaaagtcctGACAGAGGAAGCCCTTCCAGAGACCGACAGACGAGGGAGTCGGGCAAGGAGCGATGGAAGAGCAACAGGGACCAAGAAAGATGGCAAGACAGGGACAAAAGCCGGGacaggaagaagaggagcaaaGAAAGGGAGCGAGGGAGAAGTAGGAGAAGCGAAGAAAGACCGGATGAAAACAGAGGGAGGCGGAACGCCAGTTCGTCTGAGTCATCGGAGAGCTCAGGGTCGGATTGTGAGAGCCAAGCAATCaaggagaaagaggagaggaaaaaacagaggGAGATGATGAAGGCTCTGGAGACGCCAGAGGAGAAGAGAGCCAGGAGGTTGGCAAAGAAGGAAgcaaaggagaagaaaaggagagaaaagatgGG contains:
- the LOC108239558 gene encoding ubiquitin-conjugating enzyme E2 R1, whose product is MAQHDPSHVASSQKALMLEMKSLQEEPVEGFKITLVDEADLYNWEVAIFGPPNTHYEGGYFKARIKFPTDYPYSPPAFRFLTKMWHPNIYENGDVCISILHPPVDDPQSGELPSERWNPTQNVRTILLSVISLLNEPNTFSPANVDASVMYRKWRDSKGKDREYVEIIRKQVMATKAEAERDGVKVPTTLAEYCVRTRAPAPDEGSDLFYDYYYEDDDVEEGDGDCCYDEDDSGNEES